The Vibrio gallaecicus genome contains a region encoding:
- the kdsB gene encoding 3-deoxy-manno-octulosonate cytidylyltransferase — protein MSYTVVIPARYQSSRLPGKPLADIGGKPMIQWVYEQSMKSGADKVIIATDDSRVEKAAEAFGAVVCMTSPNHESGTERLAEVIELMNIPDDHIIVNVQGDEPLIPPVIINQVASNLANSSAPMATLGVEISHVDEVFNPNAVKVVTDKDGYALYFSRATIPWDRDAYANNGTSAASPLLRHVGIYAYRAGFINTYINWEPSILERIECLEQLRVLWYGEKIHVDVAQEAPAAGVDTPEDLEAVRAIIG, from the coding sequence ATGTCGTATACGGTTGTCATACCTGCAAGATATCAATCAAGTCGGCTACCAGGAAAGCCATTAGCTGATATTGGTGGAAAACCAATGATCCAATGGGTTTATGAGCAGTCTATGAAGTCGGGTGCTGATAAAGTGATCATTGCAACCGATGACAGCCGTGTTGAAAAAGCAGCTGAAGCTTTTGGTGCAGTGGTATGTATGACTTCACCTAACCATGAGTCTGGCACTGAGCGGCTTGCTGAGGTGATTGAACTAATGAATATTCCGGATGACCATATCATCGTGAATGTTCAAGGAGATGAGCCTTTAATTCCACCAGTGATTATTAATCAGGTCGCTTCTAATCTTGCAAATAGTTCTGCTCCGATGGCGACATTAGGTGTTGAAATTTCTCATGTTGATGAAGTGTTCAATCCAAATGCTGTCAAAGTCGTGACTGACAAAGATGGATACGCTTTATATTTCAGTCGGGCAACAATTCCATGGGATCGTGATGCTTATGCTAATAATGGTACATCGGCTGCATCCCCATTATTACGTCATGTAGGCATTTACGCTTATCGAGCGGGCTTCATCAATACCTACATTAATTGGGAGCCGAGCATCTTAGAGCGTATCGAGTGTTTAGAGCAGTTGCGTGTACTTTGGTATGGCGAAAAAATTCATGTTGATGTAGCACAAGAAGCGCCTGCCGCTGGTGTTGATACACCAGAAGACCTCGAAGCCGTTCGAGCAATTATTGGTTAA
- the lpxK gene encoding tetraacyldisaccharide 4'-kinase, with protein sequence MIEKIWFHNHVLKYVLWPLLWPLSLIFQIISNKRRNAYQSGSKSVYRAPLPVIVVGNITAGGNGKTPVVIWLVETLLKEGFKPGVVSRGYGAKAPSYPLVLNDLTPAEFSGDEPRLIRKRTGVPVAVDPIRANAVKALLEQGVDIIITDDGLQHYALARDIEFAVVDGMRRFGSERLIPLGPLREPISRLNDVDFIINNGGQPGDNEIKMSLAPSEAINLKTGEKSTVCDLKALVAFAGIGHPPRFFKTLESLGADLIDTKGFADHKSFNKDELHSFSRQGKNVIMTEKDAVKCEEFAESNWWYLPVTADIGIDAQHKIMQRINEVMEYYGSSST encoded by the coding sequence TTGATTGAGAAAATTTGGTTCCATAACCACGTTCTGAAATATGTACTGTGGCCGCTATTGTGGCCATTAAGCTTGATATTTCAAATTATCAGCAATAAACGACGGAACGCATATCAATCCGGAAGCAAATCAGTATACAGAGCCCCACTACCTGTGATTGTGGTTGGGAATATAACTGCTGGTGGTAATGGTAAAACTCCCGTTGTTATATGGCTGGTAGAAACACTTTTAAAGGAAGGCTTTAAACCAGGTGTTGTTTCCCGTGGTTATGGGGCGAAAGCACCAAGTTACCCATTAGTTTTGAATGACTTAACACCCGCTGAGTTCTCAGGAGACGAACCCAGGTTAATCCGAAAAAGAACCGGAGTACCAGTTGCCGTCGATCCAATAAGAGCAAATGCAGTAAAAGCTTTATTAGAGCAGGGCGTAGACATAATAATTACTGATGATGGCCTGCAGCATTATGCATTGGCAAGAGACATTGAGTTTGCGGTAGTTGATGGCATGAGACGTTTCGGTAGTGAACGCTTGATACCCTTGGGTCCCTTAAGAGAACCAATATCACGATTAAATGATGTCGATTTTATTATTAATAATGGTGGGCAACCTGGTGATAATGAAATCAAGATGTCTCTCGCACCTAGTGAAGCTATTAATCTAAAAACTGGTGAGAAAAGCACAGTCTGTGACTTAAAGGCTTTAGTGGCGTTTGCCGGTATTGGTCACCCTCCTAGATTTTTCAAAACGTTGGAAAGTTTAGGTGCTGATTTGATTGATACTAAAGGTTTTGCTGACCATAAGAGTTTTAATAAAGATGAACTGCATTCTTTTTCTAGACAAGGCAAGAATGTGATTATGACAGAGAAAGATGCGGTCAAATGTGAAGAGTTTGCTGAAAGTAATTGGTGGTACTTACCAGTTACTGCTGATATTGGCATCGACGCACAACACAAAATTATGCAAAGAATTAATGAGGTTATGGAATACTATGGATCATCGTCTACTTGA
- a CDS encoding DUF2062 domain-containing protein: MPRKFIKRFMPDHELIKRQKALRVFGNVLYNPNLWCLNRRSAAGAFAVGLFMAFVPLPSQMIMSAGLAVMCGVNLPLAVALVWISNPVTMPVLFYFAYKVGAFVMQVPPQPFHFQLEWDFILAQMTTIGPPFLLGCLICGILSAMLGYFGIRGLWRYSVVRSWQKRRAR; this comes from the coding sequence ATGCCAAGAAAGTTTATTAAACGATTTATGCCTGACCATGAGCTAATAAAGCGTCAGAAAGCATTAAGAGTTTTTGGCAACGTTTTATATAACCCCAATTTATGGTGTCTTAATCGTCGCTCTGCTGCTGGCGCATTTGCGGTTGGCTTATTTATGGCTTTTGTTCCCCTTCCCAGTCAGATGATCATGTCTGCTGGCCTGGCTGTAATGTGTGGTGTAAATTTACCTTTAGCGGTAGCGTTAGTGTGGATAAGTAATCCCGTTACTATGCCAGTCCTGTTTTATTTCGCGTATAAGGTCGGTGCATTTGTAATGCAGGTCCCTCCTCAGCCTTTTCATTTTCAGCTTGAGTGGGACTTCATCCTAGCTCAAATGACAACTATCGGCCCCCCATTCTTACTCGGTTGCCTCATATGTGGAATACTATCTGCTATGCTGGGCTATTTTGGCATTCGAGGACTATGGCGCTATTCAGTGGTAAGAAGCTGGCAGAAACGTAGAGCAAGATAA
- the rpsA gene encoding 30S ribosomal protein S1: MTESFAQLFEEFLNETEFQQGSIVKGTVVAIENGYVLVDAGLKSESAIPAEQFKNAAGELEVEVGAEVDVALDAVEDGFGETQLSREKAKRHEAWIVLEKACEEAETVVGIINGKVKGGFTVELNGIRAFLPGSLVDVRPIRDTAHLENKELEFKVIKLDQKRNNVVVSRRAVIESENSVERDELLETLQEGTEVKGIVKNLTDYGAFVDLGGVDGLLHITDMAWKRVKHPSEIVNVGDEILVKVLKFDRERTRVSLGLKQLGEDPWVAIAKRYPEGHKLSGRVTNLTDYGCFVEIEEGVEGLVHVSEMDWTNKNIHPSKVVNVGDEVEVMVLDIDEERRRISLGLKQCKANPWQSFAEMQAKGDKVTGKIKSITDFGIFIGLEGGIDGLVHLSDISWNASGEDAVREYKKGDEISAVVLAVDAERERISLGVKQMENDPFNAYVADTKKGTLVNGTVTAVDAKGATIELIEGVEGYIRASEVSRDRIEDASLILSAGDSVEAKFTGVDRKNRVINLSIKAKDEADEQEAMATLNKSDEGSFGNAMADAFKAAKGE, from the coding sequence ATGACTGAATCTTTTGCTCAACTCTTTGAAGAGTTTCTAAACGAAACAGAATTCCAACAAGGCAGCATCGTTAAAGGTACTGTAGTAGCTATCGAGAACGGTTACGTTCTTGTTGATGCTGGTCTTAAGTCTGAATCTGCTATCCCTGCTGAACAATTCAAGAACGCTGCTGGCGAACTTGAAGTTGAAGTTGGTGCTGAAGTAGACGTAGCTCTAGACGCTGTTGAAGATGGTTTCGGTGAAACTCAACTTTCTCGTGAGAAAGCGAAGCGTCACGAAGCTTGGATCGTTCTTGAGAAAGCTTGTGAAGAAGCTGAAACTGTTGTTGGTATCATCAACGGTAAAGTTAAAGGCGGTTTCACTGTTGAACTAAACGGTATCCGTGCTTTCCTTCCTGGTTCTCTAGTAGACGTACGTCCTATCCGTGACACTGCTCACCTAGAAAACAAAGAGCTAGAGTTCAAAGTAATCAAGCTAGACCAGAAGCGTAACAACGTTGTTGTTTCTCGTCGTGCTGTTATCGAATCTGAAAACAGTGTTGAGCGTGACGAACTTCTTGAAACTCTACAAGAAGGTACTGAAGTTAAAGGTATCGTTAAGAACCTTACTGACTACGGTGCATTCGTTGATCTTGGCGGTGTTGACGGTCTTCTACATATCACAGATATGGCTTGGAAGCGTGTTAAGCACCCATCAGAGATCGTTAACGTTGGTGACGAAATCCTAGTTAAAGTTCTTAAGTTCGATCGTGAGCGCACTCGTGTTTCTCTAGGTCTTAAGCAACTTGGCGAAGATCCATGGGTAGCAATCGCTAAGCGTTACCCAGAAGGTCACAAACTTTCTGGTCGTGTTACTAACCTAACTGACTACGGCTGCTTCGTTGAAATCGAAGAAGGCGTTGAAGGTCTAGTACACGTTTCTGAAATGGATTGGACTAACAAGAACATCCACCCTTCTAAAGTTGTTAATGTTGGCGACGAAGTTGAGGTTATGGTTCTTGATATCGACGAAGAACGTCGTCGTATCTCTCTAGGTCTGAAACAGTGTAAAGCTAACCCATGGCAGTCATTTGCAGAAATGCAAGCTAAGGGCGACAAAGTTACTGGTAAGATCAAGTCTATCACTGACTTTGGTATCTTCATCGGTCTTGAAGGCGGCATTGACGGTCTAGTTCACCTATCTGATATTTCTTGGAATGCTTCTGGTGAAGATGCAGTTCGTGAATACAAGAAAGGCGACGAGATCTCTGCAGTTGTTCTAGCAGTAGATGCAGAACGTGAGCGTATTTCTCTTGGCGTTAAGCAAATGGAAAACGACCCGTTCAACGCATACGTTGCTGATACTAAGAAAGGTACTCTAGTAAACGGTACTGTAACTGCAGTTGACGCTAAAGGCGCTACTATCGAGCTAATCGAAGGCGTTGAAGGCTACATCCGTGCTTCTGAAGTATCTCGTGACCGTATCGAAGATGCATCTCTAATCCTAAGCGCTGGTGACAGTGTTGAAGCGAAGTTCACCGGTGTAGACCGTAAGAACCGCGTAATCAACCTATCTATCAAAGCTAAAGATGAAGCTGATGAGCAAGAAGCAATGGCTACACTGAACAAGTCTGACGAAGGCTCATTCGGTAACGCAATGGCAGACGCATTCAAAGCTGCTAAAGGCGAATAA
- a CDS encoding Trm112 family protein, translating into MDHRLLEIVACPVCKGKLTFDKDKQELICKVDRLAYAIKEGIPVLLENEARTMTMEEGK; encoded by the coding sequence ATGGATCATCGTCTACTTGAAATTGTTGCCTGCCCAGTGTGCAAGGGTAAATTAACTTTTGATAAAGATAAACAAGAGTTGATATGTAAGGTTGATCGTTTGGCATATGCAATCAAAGAAGGCATTCCTGTTCTGCTGGAAAATGAAGCTCGCACCATGACAATGGAAGAGGGTAAGTAA
- the msbA gene encoding lipid A ABC transporter ATP-binding protein/permease MsbA has product MSTETDETTWVTFKRLWTYIRLYKSGLGVAVIALVINAVSDTYMISLLKPLLDEGFGNAESDFLRTLPIIIFVMMFIRGISGFVSTYCLSWVSGNVVMEIRRKIFSQFMHMPVSFFDKEQTGALLSRITYDSEQVSSATSKALVSIVREGASIIGLIVLMFWNSWQLSLVLFAVAPVVAFGISVVSKRFRKISKNMQTTMGKVASSAEQMLKGHKVVLSYGGQDIEKKRFDDVSNQMRQQYMKLVTAQAAANPIIQMIASIAIVTILVLASVDSIRNELTPGTFTVVFSAMFGLMRPLKALTNVTSEFQRGMAASQTLFGLMDLDIESDKGKLNVEHANGDVAVKNVTFTYEGSEKPALDNVSFTIPKGKTVALVGRSGSGKSTIANLFTRFYDVDSGVISLDNHDIRDYKLRNLREHFALVSQNVHLFNDTVANNIAYAAEEKYTREQIEHAAKLAHAKEFIDGMEFGLDTVIGENGSSLSGGQRQRIAIARALLRDASVLILDEATSALDTESERAIQLALDELQKDKTVLVIAHRLSTIEDADEILVVDEGKIIERGPHAELLAQDGAYAQLHRIQFGE; this is encoded by the coding sequence ATGTCAACAGAAACTGATGAAACAACATGGGTTACCTTTAAGCGATTATGGACTTATATTCGCCTTTATAAATCGGGTTTAGGTGTTGCTGTCATTGCTCTTGTAATTAATGCAGTGTCTGATACTTATATGATTTCTTTACTGAAGCCTCTACTTGATGAAGGCTTTGGTAATGCAGAATCAGATTTCTTACGTACTTTGCCGATTATCATATTTGTGATGATGTTTATTCGCGGTATCAGCGGCTTTGTTTCCACCTATTGTTTGAGCTGGGTTTCTGGCAATGTTGTCATGGAGATCCGGAGAAAAATTTTCAGCCAATTTATGCATATGCCGGTTTCGTTTTTCGATAAAGAGCAAACCGGGGCATTGTTGTCTCGAATTACATATGACTCAGAGCAAGTATCATCAGCCACAAGTAAAGCGTTGGTGAGCATTGTACGTGAAGGTGCAAGCATTATTGGCTTGATAGTATTAATGTTCTGGAATAGCTGGCAGCTTTCCCTTGTTTTATTTGCTGTAGCACCGGTCGTTGCATTTGGTATTAGTGTTGTATCTAAGCGTTTTAGAAAAATTTCTAAGAACATGCAGACCACCATGGGTAAAGTCGCATCATCTGCAGAGCAAATGCTTAAAGGGCATAAGGTTGTTTTGAGTTATGGCGGGCAGGATATTGAAAAGAAACGTTTTGATGATGTAAGTAATCAAATGCGTCAGCAATATATGAAGTTGGTAACGGCTCAGGCGGCTGCTAACCCAATTATCCAAATGATTGCTTCTATCGCTATTGTTACAATCTTGGTGCTAGCAAGTGTTGATTCAATTCGCAATGAATTAACTCCTGGTACTTTTACCGTTGTATTCTCGGCAATGTTTGGTTTGATGCGTCCGCTGAAAGCGTTAACAAACGTTACTTCTGAATTTCAACGTGGTATGGCTGCTAGTCAAACCTTGTTTGGTTTGATGGATTTAGATATTGAATCTGATAAAGGCAAACTAAATGTTGAACACGCCAATGGTGATGTAGCGGTTAAGAACGTAACCTTTACGTATGAAGGAAGCGAGAAACCAGCACTAGATAATGTGAGTTTTACTATTCCTAAGGGTAAAACAGTAGCTTTGGTCGGGCGTTCAGGTTCAGGGAAAAGTACCATCGCAAATTTGTTTACACGCTTTTATGATGTGGATTCGGGCGTCATTAGCTTAGATAACCATGATATTCGAGATTACAAATTGAGAAATTTAAGGGAGCATTTCGCTTTAGTTTCTCAGAATGTTCATTTATTTAATGACACGGTAGCTAATAACATCGCGTATGCTGCTGAAGAAAAATATACACGTGAGCAGATAGAACATGCTGCGAAACTTGCTCATGCGAAAGAGTTCATTGATGGGATGGAGTTTGGTCTAGACACAGTTATAGGTGAAAATGGATCAAGCCTGTCTGGTGGTCAAAGACAACGTATTGCGATTGCTAGAGCATTATTACGTGATGCTTCAGTGTTGATTCTTGATGAAGCAACATCCGCTCTTGATACTGAGTCGGAAAGAGCGATTCAGTTGGCTCTAGATGAGTTACAGAAAGATAAAACCGTTTTGGTTATCGCTCACCGCTTATCTACAATTGAAGATGCAGACGAAATCTTAGTCGTGGACGAAGGTAAGATCATTGAACGTGGACCACATGCTGAACTTCTTGCTCAAGATGGCGCATATGCTCAACTCCATCGAATTCAGTTTGGTGAGTAG
- the lolE gene encoding lipoprotein-releasing ABC transporter permease subunit LolE → MFSSLSLLIGSRFSRAKQRDKMVSFISLSSTIGIAVGVAVIIIGLSAMNGFERELESRVLSVIPHGEFEGVNAPITRWQEVIDKAEQHEKVIAAAPYVRITALAEKGTELKAIEIRGIDPEQESEVSSLPRFIDQDAWSNFVPNQQQIILGSGVAKTLGVSVGEYLTLMIPSVTNSTKVQAPKRVRVKVAGLLSLSGQIDHSLALVPIEDAKQYANIGQGVTGVSLKVTEVLNAAAIVRELGNTLDVYVYIRSWQQKFGFLYRDIQLVRTIMYLVMVLVIGVACFNIVSTLMMAVKDRAAEIAILRTMGATDSLVKRIFVWQGVFSGVLGSIVGSAIGVLVALNLTSIIKFIESIVGHQFLSGDIYFVDFLPSQLNLTDVATVSVTAIVLSLLATWYPSSRAAKLNPASVLSSK, encoded by the coding sequence GTGTTTTCATCTTTATCCCTACTAATTGGGAGCCGGTTTAGCCGTGCGAAACAACGCGATAAAATGGTGTCATTCATTTCTTTGTCTTCGACAATTGGGATCGCCGTGGGGGTTGCGGTGATCATCATTGGTTTGTCTGCAATGAATGGTTTTGAAAGAGAGTTGGAATCTCGAGTTTTATCAGTTATTCCACATGGAGAATTTGAAGGGGTAAATGCCCCTATCACTCGCTGGCAAGAAGTGATAGATAAAGCTGAGCAACATGAAAAGGTTATTGCAGCTGCGCCCTATGTTCGTATTACAGCATTAGCTGAAAAAGGGACGGAACTGAAAGCTATTGAAATTCGTGGGATTGATCCTGAACAAGAAAGCGAAGTGTCTAGTTTACCTCGTTTTATTGACCAAGATGCATGGAGCAACTTTGTTCCTAACCAGCAGCAAATTATTTTGGGTTCAGGTGTGGCTAAAACACTAGGTGTCAGTGTGGGGGAGTATCTTACACTTATGATCCCTTCCGTTACCAACTCAACTAAAGTTCAGGCACCTAAGCGTGTTAGGGTTAAAGTCGCAGGTTTACTTTCGTTAAGTGGACAGATTGATCATAGCCTGGCATTAGTGCCGATAGAAGATGCAAAGCAGTACGCTAATATAGGTCAAGGTGTCACTGGTGTTTCCTTGAAGGTTACCGAGGTACTTAATGCTGCAGCCATTGTTCGCGAACTAGGTAATACGCTGGATGTTTATGTCTACATAAGAAGTTGGCAACAAAAATTTGGCTTTCTATATCGCGATATTCAACTTGTAAGAACCATTATGTACCTAGTCATGGTGCTTGTAATTGGGGTTGCCTGTTTTAACATTGTGTCTACGTTAATGATGGCAGTGAAAGATCGCGCAGCTGAGATTGCTATTTTAAGAACGATGGGAGCAACAGATAGCCTAGTTAAACGTATTTTTGTTTGGCAAGGTGTGTTTTCGGGAGTGCTGGGCAGTATCGTAGGAAGTGCTATTGGGGTACTGGTTGCATTGAATCTTACGAGCATAATTAAATTCATTGAATCTATTGTCGGACACCAGTTTTTATCTGGGGATATCTATTTTGTCGATTTTTTACCTTCGCAACTTAATCTAACTGATGTTGCGACAGTTTCAGTTACTGCTATTGTTTTAAGCCTGCTTGCGACTTGGTATCCTTCCTCAAGAGCTGCAAAGTTGAATCCGGCGTCAGTGTTAAGTTCGAAATAA
- the cmk gene encoding (d)CMP kinase — protein MPSQSPVITVDGPSGAGKGTLCMLLADKLGFHLLDSGAIYRVLALAAIHHGLDTESEDVLVPLATHLDVQFIAEGDLVKVILEGEDVSGELRKEETGMAASKVAALPRVREALLRRQRAFSAAPGLVADGRDMGTVVFPEAEAKIFLDASAEERASRRLKQLQQKGLDVRFDDLLSEIQERDDRDRNRPVAPLRPAEDALVLDSTSMNIEQVVEKALHYIESKLAG, from the coding sequence ATGCCTTCTCAAAGCCCAGTGATTACGGTTGATGGACCAAGTGGTGCAGGTAAAGGTACCCTGTGTATGCTGCTAGCAGATAAGCTAGGTTTTCACCTTCTAGACTCAGGCGCGATCTATCGTGTGCTGGCTTTAGCTGCAATTCATCACGGTCTTGATACTGAATCAGAAGATGTTTTAGTTCCTCTTGCGACACACTTAGACGTGCAGTTTATTGCTGAAGGCGACTTAGTTAAGGTTATTTTAGAAGGTGAAGATGTGTCAGGTGAGCTTCGCAAAGAAGAAACCGGCATGGCAGCTTCAAAAGTGGCAGCTTTACCTCGCGTTCGTGAAGCACTGCTTCGTCGTCAACGTGCATTTAGTGCTGCACCTGGTTTAGTTGCTGATGGTCGTGATATGGGAACGGTAGTGTTTCCTGAAGCTGAAGCCAAAATATTTTTAGATGCAAGTGCAGAAGAGCGTGCGAGTCGCCGCCTTAAACAGTTGCAACAGAAGGGGTTAGATGTTAGATTTGACGACCTTTTGAGCGAGATCCAAGAGCGAGACGATAGAGATCGTAATCGCCCAGTGGCACCATTACGCCCTGCCGAGGATGCGCTTGTGCTTGATTCTACTTCGATGAATATCGAACAAGTAGTAGAAAAAGCACTACACTATATTGAATCGAAACTGGCTGGGTAA
- a CDS encoding DNA internalization-related competence protein ComEC/Rec2, whose translation MFNNYFLMSFALTIISASFWPIIPSIVWIVPIFYFLYASIKYRAFSYLGGVILAVLLIIYQGNLIKTQTSALFQSGQNTIIKASVTSLFKKNSHGYKSVLVVRSIDDEKTIKPQAVKVQLFTPFKLNQGDLVTLSVLIKPIYGLLNEAGFDKERYLFSKGIVANANYIAGTSYRIRSTQSIRAVWFEEIKFYTENFSNQDLILALSFGYRELISNDTWGLLKSSGLLHLIAISGLHIGIAYGIGYKVGTSLRWFLPHAVWMPLITGLSLAIFYSWFAGFTLPTQRALVMCCIASFLIFSRVKVGIVQYLLLSLCVVLIFDPFSTLSSSFWMSFGAVSVVLYSVQFFAMDKNKTGLINRWGSLLKIQCMLSFMVLPLTMLFFGGFSVATVIYNVLFIPWFTLVVIPLLFLSIFITIFLNVDATLFWGLVDKSLSILELSIPYSDSYWINSSIELAATMTIIIFILFMFYRYLSKSTVFIIGCICLLGLLTRENERNSLKIDFLDVGHGLAILIEKNKQVIVYDTGKAWEGGSIVDSVVTPILQSRGVEKVEGVIISHFDSDHSGGYKAIIKNFAPEWIRTSQRATELHKPCIQGESWLWNQVSFKVLWPPKLVNRAYNPQSCVVRLEDHDSGRSLLLTGDIEALSEWLLSRNPTLLKSDVMLVPHHGSFTSSINTFIQSVEPEFAIASLAKGNQWGMPNSRVMDRYAQSGSHWLDTGSSGQISFEIVEGKWKFHTIRGDSPFSWYRQMLRKGVE comes from the coding sequence TTGTTTAACAATTATTTTCTAATGTCATTCGCTTTAACAATAATTTCAGCGAGTTTTTGGCCAATTATCCCTTCAATAGTTTGGATAGTGCCGATATTTTATTTTTTATACGCATCAATTAAGTATAGGGCGTTCTCTTATCTGGGCGGAGTCATTTTAGCTGTTTTACTTATTATTTATCAGGGTAACCTGATTAAAACCCAGACGAGTGCGCTGTTTCAATCAGGTCAGAATACTATCATAAAAGCGTCTGTTACTAGCCTTTTTAAGAAAAATTCTCACGGTTATAAAAGCGTTTTAGTGGTTAGATCAATCGACGATGAAAAAACAATCAAGCCGCAAGCTGTTAAGGTTCAACTTTTCACCCCTTTTAAGTTAAATCAAGGTGATTTGGTTACACTTTCGGTGTTAATCAAGCCAATCTACGGACTTTTAAACGAAGCTGGGTTTGATAAAGAACGTTACTTATTTAGCAAAGGTATTGTCGCGAACGCAAACTATATTGCAGGTACATCATATAGAATTCGTTCAACGCAAAGCATCAGAGCGGTTTGGTTCGAAGAGATAAAATTTTACACGGAGAATTTCAGTAACCAAGATCTAATATTGGCTCTAAGTTTTGGTTATAGAGAGTTAATCTCCAACGATACTTGGGGGTTATTAAAAAGTAGCGGCTTGCTTCATTTGATCGCTATTTCAGGATTACATATTGGCATTGCTTATGGCATTGGATACAAGGTTGGCACATCGCTTAGGTGGTTTCTTCCTCATGCGGTCTGGATGCCATTAATTACTGGTTTGAGTTTAGCCATATTCTATAGTTGGTTTGCAGGCTTTACTTTACCGACTCAGCGAGCTCTTGTGATGTGTTGTATTGCGAGCTTTTTAATTTTTTCTAGAGTCAAGGTTGGAATAGTTCAATATCTTTTGTTGAGCTTGTGTGTCGTTTTGATTTTTGACCCATTCTCAACATTATCAAGTAGCTTTTGGATGTCTTTTGGTGCGGTTTCAGTCGTTCTATACTCTGTTCAATTTTTTGCTATGGATAAAAACAAAACCGGTTTAATTAATAGATGGGGTAGCTTATTAAAGATTCAGTGCATGTTATCATTCATGGTACTGCCGCTGACTATGCTGTTTTTTGGAGGCTTCAGTGTAGCCACTGTCATTTATAATGTTTTATTTATCCCCTGGTTCACGTTAGTTGTTATTCCCTTACTTTTCTTATCAATTTTCATTACGATATTTTTAAATGTTGATGCCACTTTATTCTGGGGATTAGTTGATAAATCTTTATCAATTTTAGAGCTATCAATTCCATACTCTGACTCATATTGGATTAATAGCAGTATTGAACTTGCTGCGACGATGACAATCATCATATTCATATTGTTCATGTTTTACCGTTATCTATCGAAGAGTACAGTTTTTATTATTGGTTGTATTTGTTTGTTAGGGTTACTTACTCGAGAGAATGAGAGGAATTCTCTGAAAATTGATTTTCTCGATGTAGGGCATGGGTTAGCCATTCTGATTGAGAAAAATAAGCAGGTGATTGTCTACGATACTGGAAAAGCTTGGGAAGGAGGAAGTATTGTTGATTCCGTAGTTACTCCTATACTTCAAAGTCGGGGAGTTGAAAAAGTTGAAGGGGTCATTATTAGCCACTTCGATTCAGATCACTCCGGGGGATATAAAGCAATAATTAAAAATTTTGCACCTGAATGGATTCGTACTAGTCAAAGGGCTACAGAGTTACATAAACCATGCATTCAAGGTGAATCATGGCTATGGAACCAAGTGAGTTTTAAAGTTCTTTGGCCACCTAAGTTAGTCAATCGAGCATATAACCCCCAATCTTGTGTTGTACGTTTAGAAGATCATGATAGTGGTCGGTCTCTTCTTTTAACTGGTGATATTGAAGCTCTAAGTGAGTGGTTATTATCACGGAATCCAACATTGCTTAAAAGTGATGTGATGCTAGTTCCTCATCACGGTAGCTTTACCTCTTCAATTAATACTTTTATTCAATCTGTTGAACCGGAATTTGCTATTGCTTCTTTAGCAAAAGGTAATCAATGGGGAATGCCAAACAGCCGAGTTATGGACCGATATGCCCAGTCAGGCAGTCATTGGTTAGATACGGGCTCTAGTGGTCAAATATCATTCGAAATCGTTGAGGGTAAATGGAAATTTCATACGATTCGAGGAGATAGCCCTTTCTCTTGGTATAGGCAGATGCTTCGTAAGGGAGTAGAATAG